The nucleotide window GCCGCCGCCAAAAACTTCGGGCTCGATCAGCCGATCAGTCATGCCGAGCGGTATGCCCGTGCGAACGAATATCTCGAGGTCGTGACCGGCCTCTGGGATAGCTGGGCCGACGACGCCATTGTCGACGACGCCGCCACCGGCCGTTTCGTCGCGCCGGGCAGGGTGCGCAGCATTGATCACCGGGGCGATTACTACCGCGTGGCGGGGCCGCTCAATCTGCCGCGTTCGCCGCAAGGCTGGCCAGTGCTGGTGCAGGCGGGATCGTCCACCGATGGCAAGGCGTTCGCCGCGCGTTATGGCGAAGCGATCTTTACCGCGCATCTGACGAAAGCATCGGCGCGCGACTTCTATCGCGATCTGAAGTCGGCGGCCGAAGCGCGTGGACGGCGAGCCGATCAGGTCGTGATCCTGCCCGGTCTGAGTGCCGCGATTGGCGCGACCGATGCCGAAGCCGTGGCGCTGCTCGAAGAACTCAACGGCCTGACCGACATCAGCGTTGGTCTGACCCGGCTTTCCGACCGCTTTGGCGGCTACGACTTTTCACGTCTGCCGCTCGATCAGCCGCTCTCGGTCGATGACTTCCCGAACCCTGCCACCGTGCAGGCGGCGAAGAGCCGGGCGGAAGTCATCGTCGGCCTCGTCGCACGCGAGCGGCCGACGTTGCGCCGTCTGCTTCATCAACTCGCGGGGGCGCGCGGGCACTTCACGTTAGCCGGCTCGCCCGAGCGCATTGCCGACGTCATCGAAGACTGGATCGACGATGGCGCGGCGGACGGCTTCAATCTCATGCCCCCGGTATTGCCTGCCCAACTCGATCTGTTCGTCGAGCACGTGGTGCCGATCCTGCAACGTCGCGGGCGGCTTCGTACGGAATACGACACGCGCACGTTGCGCGAGCACTACGGGCTCGAACGCCCGGAGAACGGTCACTTTTCACGCTGAACTCACGCTGAATTCATGAAACACCCCGTCTGTACGGGGGCCGCAAGCATTTCAAGGTTTGACATGGCAATCACTCGACGTACTGCACTCTCCTGGCTGGGCGCTACTACCGCCGCCGCGCTCGCAGCGGGGCACGTGCCGCGCGCAATGGCCGCCGTAGCATGGCCCACCGCCATTCGCATCGGCATTCAGAAAGGCGACCCGTTGGTGGCGCTGCGTGCGTCCGGCAAGCTTGAAGCGGCGCTGCGCCCGCACGGTGTGGCCGTGAAGTGGATCGAGTTTGTGTACGGCGCGCCGATGGTCGAGGCAATCAACGCAGGCGACGTCGATGTTGGCGTAGTGGGTTCACCGCCACCGATTCTCGCGCAAGCGGGCGCCGCGCCGTCAGTGGTCTACGTCGCTGCCGGCAGCCGTTATCAGAACGGTTACGCCATCGTCGTGCCCGCCAATTCCACGGTGCGCACGATTGCCGATTTGCGCGGCAAGAAGATTGCTTTCGCGAAAGGTTCGCAAGGCCACTTGTTCGTGCTGCGTGCGCTGGCAGACGCGGGCGTTTCGCCGTCGGAAGTGCAGTTTGCCTATCTCTCTTACAGCGATGCGCGCGCGGCCATCGAACGCGGTTTCGTCGACGCGTGGTCCGTGCCGGACCCGCGCTATGCCGACGCCGAGATCGCCAGTCACGTGCGCACCATTCTCAAGATCGGCGAGGTGTCGGTGCCGCAATACGCGTTCTACATCGGCACGCGCACGTTCGCCGAGAAGTATCCGGCCACGCTGCGCACGCTCTTCGACACGCTGAGTACCGACATTACGGCGCGTCTGGCAAAGCCGGACGAAACGGCCGATCTGCTCGCGCAGAACACTGGTGTGCCGCTCGACGTATGGAAGCGCGCCATCCCGCGTCTGGAATGGGGTGTGCAGTACCCGATCACCCCTGACGTCCTCAAGGCACAGCAGGCGAACGCCGATCTGGCCTTCCAGACCCGTCTGATACCGCGCGCGGTCGACGTGCGACAGGCGGTCGTGGACATTCGTAAGGGCTGAGCCCGGCAGGAGATAACAAAAGCCGGGTCACCCGGCATCGTCAAACACACGTCACGTCAATTGAAGGGGAATGCAGTATGGAGCAAGCCTCAACCACACCACAGGTCTCGGCCGCCAAGCCGGTGAGCGAAGATTGGCTCGCCGTCATCATCGGTCTGATCATCGTTATCGCCGGGCTCACGGGCGTGTCCGGGGCCGACCCGATCGGCTGGGTCGTCACCACGCGCGTCTGGACCGATCCGGCGGCGGCACTTGCGCCCGCAGCGTCGGGATACGCCCGCCTTGGCGGATTCACGGCGTTTGTCCTGACGTGGATCGTCCTGAGCGCGGTGCTCTCGCTGGGCGTTGCCGCGTTACAGCAAGACGTTCGCCGCTTTGTCGTGCGCTTTTCCGTGTTGTTCTGGCTGGCGTATGCGAGCTGGTTTCTCGGCAGCTATGCCTATCTGGCGGCGGTCACGCCCGCCGAGCAGACCAAGTTCGGCATCGACTGGTCGCTGCGCCTCACCAACGAGGGGGGCTACATCGTCGCGCTGGTGGTCGGCCTGATCATCGCCAATGCCTTCCCGCGTGTGAGCGCGTGGCTCTCGGATGCCGTGCGTCCCGAGTGGTACATCAAGACAGCGATCGTCGTGCTGGGGGCGTTTATTGCCGTCACGGTGGCCGACCGGCTGACGTTCGCGTCGTCGATTTTGCTGCGGGGTGTGGCCGCCATCGTCGAGGCGTATCTGATCTATTGGGCGGTCGTCTATTACATCGCGCGCAAGTGGTTCCGCTTCCCGCGCGAGTGGGCGGTGCCGTTGGCCTCGGGCATCTCGATCTGCGGCGTCGCAGCGGCCATTTCAACCGGTAGCGCCATTCGTGCGCGGCCGGCGATCCCGGTACTGGTGTCGTCGCTGGTCGTGGTGTTTGCGGTGATTGAACTGCTGATCCTCCCGTTCCTCGCCCAGCATTTCCTCGCGGACGATCCGCTGGTCGCAGCGGCGTGGCTCGGGCTGGCGGTCAAGACCGATGGTGCGGCGGTTGCGGGTGGCGCAATCACCGAGGCACTGATCAACGCAAAGGCGGCTGCGGGCGGCACGCATTACGCGGCAGGCTGGATCGTCGGCACGACGGCCACGATCAAGGTGTTCATCGACATCTTCATCGGCGTGTGGTCGTTCATTCTGGCTTACATCTGGACCAACCACATCAACGTCACCGACGCCTCGCAACGTGCGCGTCCGCGCGAGATCTGGGAGCGGTTTCCGAAGTTCATCATCGGCTTTGTCGTGACGTTCGCGCTTGCACTGGGCCTGTCGCTCGCGGCCGGACCGGAAGCCGCAGCGAAGATCAAGGGCGCTGTCGGTGAGGCGAATAACTTCCGCGTCATCTTCTTCGTCCTGACGTTCTTCTCGATCGGTTTGCTGTCGAACTTCCGCAAGCTGTGGTCCGAGGGCATCGGCAAGCTCGCAGCGGTGTACGTCATCAGCCTGTTCGGTTTCGTCATCTGGGTGGGCCTGCTGATCTCGTGGCTGTTCTTCCACGGGGTGAAGCCGCCGCTGGCGTAAGTCGTGCCGCCCCAACGTTCTCACATCACAGGAGTCTCACCATGTCTGATCTCGACAACCTGTCGAAAGCCATCGCGCAAGCGCCGCAGGAGCCGCTGCTGCCGATCGAAAAGAAGTTGATCGGCTGGAGTCTCGGTATCGGCATCGTGCTGCTGGTCGTGCTCGGCATCATCAATCACTACCTGCCGGTGGCGGCGGTATAGCGTCGCAAACGTGTTTCTGTTTGTGTGAATTTGCTTAGCAGATATTCGAATTTGTCATCAGGCAACCGAACTCTATACTGGGTTGCGACGGCGTGCGGGGCGGCTTGTGCCGCCTTCGCCGCCGTCACTGTGGTCCGGGAAGACAACTGAGCAGGCGCTGCCAACGAAGTTACCCGCGCCGGTCTTTTACTCTGTTTTCCCGAATACCTCGCATGCCTACGAATGCCCCGCGACAAATGAACCTGGCCGCCTACGTCATGGCGGGCCCGGTGTCTGGTCACCATGGCGGCTGGCGCTACCCCTCGGCGCAGCACGACATTCTCAACGTCAAGTTCTATCGCGACATCGGACGTCTGCTCGAAGCCGGCAAGTTCGACATGATCTTCCTGCCGGACATTCAGGCGTTGCCGCGCCGTCTCGGCGACAGCCTCGATTCGCAACTGCGTCATGGTGCACTCGGTGCCTTGCGCCTGGACCCGCTCGTCGTGCTGTCGGCGCTGGCTGCCAGCACCGACAAGCTTGGGTTGGCCGCCACGATTTCGACGTCCTACTTCACGCCGTTTCATGTGGCCCGCGCACTGGCGTCGCTCGATCATCTGAGCGCCGGCCGGGTCGCGTGGAATATCGTGACGTCGTTTCAAGATGCCGAAGCGCGCAACTTCGGTCTGGCCGAGCAACTCTCGCGCGAGGACCGTTACGACCGCGCCGACGAGTTCGTGGAAGTGGCGTGCAAGCTCTGGAATAGCTGGCACGACGACGCGCTGACGCTTGATCGCGCCACGCCGCAGTTTGCCGATCCGTCGCGTGTGGCGCCAATCTCGCACCGTGGCAAGTGGTTCGACGTTGAAGGGCCGCTGAACGTGAGCCGTCCGCCGCAGGGCCGTCCGGTGTTCATTCAGGCGGGCGCCTCGGCCCGGGGCAAGGACTTCGCGGCGAAGTGGGCCGATGTGATTTTCGTCACGCACTCGTCGCAAGAGTCTGCGCAAAACTTCTATCGCGATATCAAGGAACGTGCGGTGCAGCATGGCCGTAACCCTGATGACGTGAAGATTCTCCTCGGCATGGTGCCCGTCGTTGGCGAGACCGATGCCATCGCGCGCGATAAGCAGGCGTTGCTCGACGAGTTGTGCGATCCCGAAGCCGGGCTCTCCACGCTGTCGTATCAACTGGACATCGACCTGTCGCCATTCCCGCAGGACGGCGTGCTGCCCGATCTCGAAGTCGGCGGCGTGCAGGGTCATTACAAGGAAGTGGCAGAACTCACGCGCAAGCAGGGGCTGTCGTTGCGCGAGATCGGCAAGCGTTACGGCATCGGCCC belongs to Pandoraea norimbergensis and includes:
- a CDS encoding LLM class flavin-dependent oxidoreductase — encoded protein: MAKRAHLNLFIHGRGHHEAGWRHSGATRLPLTDIDYFAGLAQTAEAGRFDSVFLADALALAEAAEHVATAQLEPITTLAALAFATRHIGLIATASTTYTEPFNLARQFASLDHITKGRIGWNIVTSWVGAAAKNFGLDQPISHAERYARANEYLEVVTGLWDSWADDAIVDDAATGRFVAPGRVRSIDHRGDYYRVAGPLNLPRSPQGWPVLVQAGSSTDGKAFAARYGEAIFTAHLTKASARDFYRDLKSAAEARGRRADQVVILPGLSAAIGATDAEAVALLEELNGLTDISVGLTRLSDRFGGYDFSRLPLDQPLSVDDFPNPATVQAAKSRAEVIVGLVARERPTLRRLLHQLAGARGHFTLAGSPERIADVIEDWIDDGAADGFNLMPPVLPAQLDLFVEHVVPILQRRGRLRTEYDTRTLREHYGLERPENGHFSR
- a CDS encoding aliphatic sulfonate ABC transporter substrate-binding protein: MAITRRTALSWLGATTAAALAAGHVPRAMAAVAWPTAIRIGIQKGDPLVALRASGKLEAALRPHGVAVKWIEFVYGAPMVEAINAGDVDVGVVGSPPPILAQAGAAPSVVYVAAGSRYQNGYAIVVPANSTVRTIADLRGKKIAFAKGSQGHLFVLRALADAGVSPSEVQFAYLSYSDARAAIERGFVDAWSVPDPRYADAEIASHVRTILKIGEVSVPQYAFYIGTRTFAEKYPATLRTLFDTLSTDITARLAKPDETADLLAQNTGVPLDVWKRAIPRLEWGVQYPITPDVLKAQQANADLAFQTRLIPRAVDVRQAVVDIRKG
- a CDS encoding putative sulfate exporter family transporter, which encodes MEQASTTPQVSAAKPVSEDWLAVIIGLIIVIAGLTGVSGADPIGWVVTTRVWTDPAAALAPAASGYARLGGFTAFVLTWIVLSAVLSLGVAALQQDVRRFVVRFSVLFWLAYASWFLGSYAYLAAVTPAEQTKFGIDWSLRLTNEGGYIVALVVGLIIANAFPRVSAWLSDAVRPEWYIKTAIVVLGAFIAVTVADRLTFASSILLRGVAAIVEAYLIYWAVVYYIARKWFRFPREWAVPLASGISICGVAAAISTGSAIRARPAIPVLVSSLVVVFAVIELLILPFLAQHFLADDPLVAAAWLGLAVKTDGAAVAGGAITEALINAKAAAGGTHYAAGWIVGTTATIKVFIDIFIGVWSFILAYIWTNHINVTDASQRARPREIWERFPKFIIGFVVTFALALGLSLAAGPEAAAKIKGAVGEANNFRVIFFVLTFFSIGLLSNFRKLWSEGIGKLAAVYVISLFGFVIWVGLLISWLFFHGVKPPLA
- a CDS encoding LLM class flavin-dependent oxidoreductase — translated: MPTNAPRQMNLAAYVMAGPVSGHHGGWRYPSAQHDILNVKFYRDIGRLLEAGKFDMIFLPDIQALPRRLGDSLDSQLRHGALGALRLDPLVVLSALAASTDKLGLAATISTSYFTPFHVARALASLDHLSAGRVAWNIVTSFQDAEARNFGLAEQLSREDRYDRADEFVEVACKLWNSWHDDALTLDRATPQFADPSRVAPISHRGKWFDVEGPLNVSRPPQGRPVFIQAGASARGKDFAAKWADVIFVTHSSQESAQNFYRDIKERAVQHGRNPDDVKILLGMVPVVGETDAIARDKQALLDELCDPEAGLSTLSYQLDIDLSPFPQDGVLPDLEVGGVQGHYKEVAELTRKQGLSLREIGKRYGIGPLRDFNGSGAAVADTMQQWFDARACDGFMVQMPYLPGGVEDFVRLVVPELQSRGSFRAEYDGATLRDHLGLARPAH